From the genome of Mustela lutreola isolate mMusLut2 chromosome 16, mMusLut2.pri, whole genome shotgun sequence, one region includes:
- the LOC131818688 gene encoding tigger transposable element-derived protein 1-like, with product MPGKRPLNAAGIPHAKRERKAITLDLKLEVLRRFEVGEKLSQIAKALGLAVSTVATIRDNREKIKANSQIATPSRASRLTRHRSALMETMERLLHVWLEDQSQRNVPLSVTVIQEKAKSLFDDLQRERGGRSPAERFSASKGWFVRFKERHSLPHFTVSSTALGHKDVYAEVLRSIIEGGEYSPQQVFNVDETGLYWKRMPEGTFISVEEKAESGFKSSKDRLMLLLGGNAAGDFKLKPLLVYHLENPKALKGYSKPNLPVIWRSNKKAWATRTIFQEWFTYFFCPAIEKYCTQNHLTNKALLILDNAPCHPTNLGDLSDNVRVEYLHDRTADLVQPMGQGITSIFKAHYVRRTFEHILEATDGEDTAMIREFWRNYSIMDAVDNIAVAWEGLRRATMNSVWKKIWPECVQFQSVSQTDNIAQLQQNIVTLARNMAFEEVVEADVDRLLRSHEDDLSNEELMQLGQETSGEEESEEAAPALRQLTAGELSTAFSHFEAGLRVLASNSPGDKWKLQVSRAVSEAINCYRELYREKQQCSEQLS from the coding sequence ATGCCTGGGAAAAGGCCCCTGAATGCAGCGGGCATCCCACATGCCAAAAGGGAACGGAAGGCAATTACCCTGGACCTAAAACTGGAAGTCTTACGACGATTTGAAGTAGGTGAAAAGCTCAGCCAGATCGCAAAGGCCTTAGGCCTCGCTGTTTCTACCGTGGCTACAATCCGAGATAATAGAGAGAAAATCAAAGCGAATTCACAGATAGCTACTCCCTCGAGAGCCTCCCGGTTGACTCGCCACCGAAGTGCCCTCATGGAGACCATGGAGCGCCTGCTGCACGTGTGGCTTGAAGACCAGAGCCAGCGAAACGTGCCCCTGAGTGTCACCGTCATTCAGGAGAAGGCCAAGAGTTTGTTTGATGACCTGCAGCGTGAAAGAGGCGGAAGGTCTCCAGCAGAGAGGTTCAGTGCAAGCAAAGGCTGGTTTGTGAGATTCAAGGAGCGCCACAGTTTGCCTCACTTCACGGTGAGCAGCACAGCGCTGGGACACAAGGACGTGTATGCAGAAGTGCTGAGAAGCATCATCGAAGGAGGTGAGTACAGCCCTCAGCAAGTTTTTAATGTCGATGAGACAGGGCTTTACTGGAAGAGAATGCCTGAAGGAACGTTTATTTCTGTGGAAGAGAAAGCCGAGTCAGGCTTTAAATCTTCCAAAGACCGCTTGATGCTGCTGCTTGGTGGCAATGCAGCTGGGGACTTTAAGCTGAAGCCCTTACTGGTGTACCACTTGGAAAATCCCAAGGCTCTGAAAGGGTACTCTAAGCCCAATCTGCCTGTGATTTGGCGCTCAAACAAAAAGGCGTGGGCAACCAGGACCATCTTTCAGGAATGGTTCACATACTTCTTTTGCCCTGCCATAGAAAAATACTGTACCCAAAATCATCTCACCAACAAAGCGTTGCTCATCCTAGATAATGCACCGTGCCACCCGACAAATCTGGGTGATCTATCTGATAACGTGAGAGTCGAATATCTTCACGACAGAACCGCCGACTTAGTCCAGCCCATGGGTCAAGGCATAACCTCTATCTTCAAAGCTCATTACGTGAGAAGAACTTTTGAGCACATCCTAGAAGCAACAGACGGAGAGGACACAGCCATGATCAGGGAGTTTTGGAGAAACTACAGCATCATGGATGCTGTAGACAACATTGCAGTGGCTTGGGAGGGGCTCAGACGGGCAACAATGAACAGTGTGTGGAAGAAGATTTGGCCCGAGTGTGTTCAGTTCCAGAGTGTTTCCCAAACAGATAACATTGCACAGCTTCAACAGAACATTGTGACCCTGGCCAGGAACATGGCTTTTGAAGAGGTTGTAGAAGCCGATGTGGACCGGTTACTGAGGTCCCACGAGGACGATCTCTCAAACGAGGAGCTGATGCAGCTGGGGCAGGAGACCTCAGGAGAGGAGGAGAGTGAAGAGGCCGCACCCGCCCTACGCCAGCTAACCGCAGGAGAGCTATCCACAGCCTTCTCACATTTCGAGGCAGGCTTGCGAGTCCTTGCCAGTAACAGCCCTGGTGACAAGTGGAAACTGCAAGTCTCAAGAGCAGTCAGTGAGGCAATTAACTGCTACAGGGAACTGTACAGGGAGAAGCAGCAATGCTCAGAGCAGCTCTCTTAG